The genome window GTATAGGTAGAGACGCgagccgtggttcttattacaatatcattgatgtctaattttgacaaaatcacccCTTTTCTTGGATGgcagtataggttatacaaccgTACCTGAAAATAGGGTTGAGGGGTGGGTGGAGGGAAACGTTGTTGGCGTTTGTATGAAAAGGCttgtttttgcttttactgcatttttgttatttctttgTGCGCTAGGTGATACGAGCAAGGCAGATGATCTGCTGCAGAATGCAATGCTGCGTTTTCCGACGATTCTGATGAAGCTCTACGAATGCGCCAACGTGACTCCCAGCGCAAAACTGCAAGCGCACACCTTGTTTAACAATGCAACTGAAAGGTTAGCTATCTCGCTATTTATAACCTAAAAATAacagagtttaaaaaaaactactttaaagTGTTCACATTATTTCTACATTTTGATGAATTTTGgaatcttaataattactagCTTCACTTGTAAACAAGTAACTTTTTCACAAGCTTACAGTGGTCCAATAGATTGCGATTTTAGTActgatgacaatgcaaaataatctatattaatactaataaatattgcAATCTTGAAGTTCTATTGTCTGTTGGTTTCCTCTTCGAGGTAAAACCGCAGAACCAGTTCAGATCAAATTTGGCAACGATATGTTATTTAAGAGAACattgtctaaaaataaaaataaggtacTTTCTGTCCGGAAATATTGGAGATTTCCCGCGGAATTGGGTCGAACGTCCGCGCAAACGACTCatcataaaaatgtttttatttataaaaaagataGAATAAAGCAATATCTGACTGTACTTATACCAAAATCTATGCTACAGGATGACTCGCAACCTGAACGACCTGATATTTCTGTACGCCAAGTTCACGTGGTCCAAATGGCGCGAGCCGGCGGTCTTCGAGTGGCTGAAGCAAAACGCGGAGGCGCTAGCCGACCGCTACGACGCCGATCCCGCGCTCCAGGTGGGTTAGCGTTTTAATTTTAACCCTAACCAATATTATATGCTGGGTCCACACGTTTGGCAAACACCGACAAACGCACAGGTTGCAGTCATATGTAAGAGTAAGTAAAGGCCATATCCATCTTATTCTATCATAATTGCCAAACGTGTGGATGCGGCATTAAATGTGGATGAgagaatgtttatttgtttagctttcacgcttaaagacGTCAACCGATCGTGATGAATTTTGGTGCAAAGATGGTTTGACAGTTTTGGataattgtataaataaataaatgtcacggTACATATTACACGTATCGTATTATACAAGAAGATAATAacgtaaatttacaaaatacaattgacaaacttttagatacttgtacaaagagggacttatccctttaagggatgtctaccagtcaacctttgagtggatgagaggagcaatcagttagtTTGGTAAAACTTTTGTTCCTACTTTTTTGTCAGAGAATTACTTTACCTAGGTGTTATGGAATGGTCAAATCAAAGTAGAGCCAAAATTGCACAACAGCTttgtgattaaattaaattaagttattttactaTCTAACAGGAACGAGCTAAGGTCCTAGTGAACGAGGGTCTGAACCTGTTTCGGAGTTGGCCTGACGAGGTCATCCGCCATCTCTGCGTCATCAAACCGATGTCCAGCCTACTGGTTGACGGGGTAAACAAATCTacattgattttaatttaatcacgATAATGACGAGCCTCCCTAAATTGAGACAGCTGCATACGCTTGTCCCTATTGTCGCCTTTATCTTAGTATTATGTCAAATCTCCTTTGTTCTCATACATGGGGCTAGCGGccgagtattttaaagatataatttgACTGTCCCACATTAAATAGTAATAACGGAGGAACTGTTCTGTACCGCCACTCATCTTTGTTTATTGCATTCTTTACTGTCAGAAAGTTTTGTCATAGTGCCGTTGCATTTTCAGGCGGTGCCAGAGGTCACCAACCTCGTGGCATCAGACCCCTCGCCGCCAAACCAAGGCGTCAACCGCTACGGCTACACGTTCGGGCCTCAAGGAGACTCGCGCACCGCCGCTCAATCAACTCTACGCGAACTCTTCTCCTCTCTACTGCCGAACTATGCCGTCTACGCACCTCCCGATCTGGAGTAAGCCAGGCACAATGTAACACGACGAGGTTAGGATACGCGGTCTGGCGTAGTAGTCAGTGCACGCATTTTCGAAGTCGACTGGTTacgcgggggggggggggattacTTTTATGTTAAACAGTCTTATGCTGTCGTCTGCAGGtgcgattaaaataaaaatttggacagcaaacattttttttaattggcatcGCTCTATAAAAGCTATAATTAAAAGTGTCAAGGGTACCATCGTAAAATACTGCTCAACCATTGCTTTTCAAAAACTGCTACTGCTAAATACATTTGATTAATCCGATATCTTAAACTGAATTACAGAATAGGTGCATTTTATCATTTTGACGTGATTAAAATTACATGACGTGTAAATTTTCAAGTCACTTTCATGTGACGGTTTTTACACATAGTTCTCCAATTGTATCCATGGCGactattgtaattattttttggtgTAAAAATGGTGGTGATACACGTTCTAAGAGCATTCTGGTAGcttgatttttgtttcgttGAACTATTAAATgcaaacgagaaaaaaaacgcGTCTAAGTTCAAAGTGATACGTCGAGACAgtatttctaaattttatttgagTTGCTTTTTTTACTTAAGGCTTGTCATCATATAACATGTCTTATCCTTTCGTAAGCagtgtttatatttattatttaggtattacGGCCACTacagcagcgtttccaccaataacgtgcgaggaatgtgtttttcactaaccaataaaaacgttTCATTTGTCaggcctcgctccgctcagctgtttccaccagagataatGAGATgtgtaaattaagcgtttctattggttaatgaaaaacacatcatcgcacattattggtggaaacgctgcttaaaacaGGGAATTGCGTTACCCAATTTATATCGAGAATAACATCATTCCATTAATACATCTCGGGGTAAACGGTGTCACGCAACCTTGTTCGTAGTGAGGAACTGAGTTACTTCGATACATGTTATATTCTGATGAGCTTTACCTCGCCTGCCCCGCGCAAACAGGAGGACTGAACTCATATATCACTCATCATCTTGCGCATCATAAGTTTCAAAGTTACGCCGTCGCTACAGCGCCAACCTCATGTTGTTGAAGAGTGCTTGTATATGTACACATCAGTGTCAGGACTTGACTTTATGCGTTTTCATAACGACTGGTCCCTAGCCCAGGGGCTCCCAAACTTTTTTAGTTGTGGGGCACTTACAGGCTAGCCTTTAGCGAAATACTTAGCCGCTAAGTATTTCGTCACGGCGCCTTTGCAGCTAAAGCCTGGCTAGTTTAAATAGGATACAAAAGCTCGATTTCGAACATATTACCTAAGTTTCCGGGTTAAAAGGAGCCTCACGCGGCGCCCTTGTTTACTTTCCACGGCACACCAGGCTTGATTACTTTCGATTGTTTGGGAGCCTCTGCCCTAGCT of Choristoneura fumiferana unplaced genomic scaffold, NRCan_CFum_1 Sck3bRy_71;HRSCAF=247_pilon, whole genome shotgun sequence contains these proteins:
- the LOC141445230 gene encoding ribosome quality control complex subunit TCF25-like isoform X2, which encodes MMFRIEEYTVANTLIEQSIAYMQFVAHPSFQLTDPSTRLEYSYMENRTFHILILKYLHLLTNRACHRTALELAKMLLNLDPTDPLAILFIIDTLALRAREHQWLIDAVDHWSKERNAGFLFNIQFSYAMAHYHVAVKHGGDTSKADDLLQNAMLRFPTILMKLYECANVTPSAKLQAHTLFNNATERMTRNLNDLIFLYAKFTWSKWREPAVFEWLKQNAEALADRYDADPALQERAKVLVNEGLNLFRSWPDEVIRHLCVIKPMSSLLVDGAVPEVTNLVASDPSPPNQGVNRYGYTFGPQGDSRTAAQSTLRELFSSLLPNYAVYAPPDLE